In Kushneria marisflavi, the following are encoded in one genomic region:
- the truB gene encoding tRNA pseudouridine(55) synthase TruB codes for MARRRRGRPIDGVLLLDKGEGVTSNRALQQVRRLFQAQKAGHTGTLDPMATGLLPICLGEATKFSSWLLDADKRYLADVRLGAVTDTGDREGAILKECAVPSLSDGDIESALSGFLGEIDQVPPMYSALKHQGRPLYEHARAGREIARAPRRVSIYDIALTSRYAQGFSLDVSVSKGTYIRTLAEDLGEWLGCGAHLEGLRRLRTGPFDDSNMLDIEALESMSDEQRLERLLPVDALISHLPALSTDDDGARRILQGQPIALETLELTEGSVARLYHDQSLLGVVTISGSGQCSPRRLINTADERR; via the coding sequence ATGGCAAGGCGACGTCGCGGGAGGCCTATTGATGGCGTGCTTTTGCTGGATAAAGGCGAAGGTGTGACGTCAAACCGTGCACTGCAACAGGTGCGCAGGCTCTTCCAGGCACAAAAGGCCGGGCATACCGGTACGCTGGACCCCATGGCGACCGGGCTTCTGCCTATCTGTCTGGGTGAGGCGACCAAGTTTTCATCCTGGCTGCTGGATGCTGACAAGCGCTATCTGGCGGATGTTCGTCTGGGCGCCGTGACCGACACCGGTGATCGTGAAGGCGCGATACTCAAGGAGTGTGCCGTTCCTTCCTTGAGCGATGGTGATATCGAAAGCGCGCTGTCCGGTTTTCTGGGCGAGATCGATCAGGTGCCGCCGATGTATTCGGCACTCAAGCATCAGGGACGTCCGCTTTACGAGCACGCTCGTGCCGGAAGAGAGATTGCGCGTGCACCCAGACGTGTGAGCATTTATGATATCGCGCTCACATCACGGTATGCGCAGGGCTTCTCGCTGGATGTCAGCGTCAGCAAGGGCACCTACATTCGTACTCTGGCCGAGGATCTCGGTGAGTGGCTCGGTTGTGGCGCGCATCTTGAGGGGCTGCGTCGGCTGAGAACCGGTCCCTTTGATGACAGCAACATGCTTGATATCGAGGCGCTCGAGTCCATGAGCGATGAGCAGCGTCTTGAAAGGTTGCTGCCCGTGGATGCGCTGATCAGTCATCTTCCGGCACTGAGTACCGATGATGACGGGGCGCGTCGTATTCTGCAGGGGCAGCCTATTGCTCTTGAGACGCTTGAGCTGACCGAGGGTAGTGTTGCCAGGCTCTATCATGACCAAAGCCTTCTGGGCGTGGTCACCATCAGCGGGTCGGGGCAGTGTTCGCCTCGCCGGCTGATCAATACTGCCGACGAGCGTCGGTAG
- the panC gene encoding pantoate--beta-alanine ligase, which produces MQTFDDITNLQSTLSTWRRKGYRIALVPTMGNLHEGHLRLVDAARQHADRVVATIFVNPLQFGPDEDLERYPRTLAEDQRLLTERGCDLLFAPNVDTLYPQGQSALTRVSVPQVSEGLCGTHRPGHFDGVATVVSLLFNLTRPDVACFGEKDFQQLAVIRKLVRDQHMPIDIIGVPIARDHDGLALSSRNHYLDDKARARAGRLHECLLESARRLEQGEPSEQALTKGLQQLEGAGFQPEYLALCDTETLRPINTWQPGSVLLVAARLGSTRLIDNLSFPT; this is translated from the coding sequence ATGCAAACGTTTGACGATATTACAAACCTTCAGTCAACACTGTCGACATGGCGCCGCAAAGGCTATCGAATCGCGCTGGTGCCGACCATGGGCAACTTACATGAGGGTCATCTGAGACTGGTGGATGCTGCACGGCAACATGCTGATCGCGTCGTGGCCACCATTTTTGTCAACCCACTACAGTTTGGCCCTGATGAGGATCTGGAGCGCTATCCGCGCACGCTTGCCGAGGACCAGCGGCTTCTAACCGAACGCGGCTGCGATCTTCTGTTTGCGCCGAACGTCGACACCCTCTATCCGCAGGGGCAGTCCGCCTTGACCCGAGTCAGCGTGCCGCAGGTATCAGAAGGTTTGTGCGGCACGCATCGCCCCGGGCACTTCGATGGTGTCGCAACCGTGGTCAGTCTTCTTTTCAATCTAACGCGCCCCGATGTGGCCTGCTTCGGAGAGAAGGACTTTCAGCAACTGGCCGTCATCCGAAAACTGGTACGCGATCAGCACATGCCCATCGACATCATTGGCGTGCCCATTGCCCGCGATCACGACGGTCTGGCCCTCTCCTCGCGTAATCACTACCTGGATGACAAGGCACGTGCCAGAGCCGGCCGACTTCATGAATGTCTCCTGGAGAGTGCTCGACGTCTCGAGCAGGGTGAGCCCAGCGAGCAGGCACTGACGAAGGGGCTGCAACAGCTGGAGGGAGCCGGTTTTCAACCCGAGTATCTGGCCCTTTGCGATACCGAAACGCTACGTCCGATCAACACATGGCAGCCCGGCTCGGTACTGCTGGTAGCGGCTCGACTCGGCAGTACCCGACTGATCGATAATCTGAGTTTTCCCACGTGA
- the pnp gene encoding polyribonucleotide nucleotidyltransferase has protein sequence MNAVKKTFQYGNHSVTLETGRLARQATGSVLVTMDNTVVLCTVVARKDPKPGQDFFPLSVHYQEKTYSVGKIPGGFFKREGRPSEKETLTSRLIDRPIRPLFPKGFMNEVQVVCTVLSAERHQDPDIAAMLGTSAALAISGVPFAGPIGAARVAFTNERGYFINPTQEELQASELDMVVAGTEKAVLMVESEARELSEDEMLGAVLFAHEEMQVAIKAINEFVSEGGKAKWDWQPQSENAALKDALASGYEAGIGEAYRITDKMARQDRLSELKTQAKAQLCEGDAALYSSEDVSNGFAKLEKRIVRERVLNGEPRIDGRDHATVRALDIEVGALPRTHGSAIFTRGETQAIVTTTLGTTRDAQLVEGLDGERHDRFMLHYNFPPYSVGEAGFIGSPKRREIGHGRLARRGVAAMLPSADDFPYSIRVVSEITESNGSSSMASVCGSSLALMDAGVPLKAPVAGIAMGLVKENDRFAVLTDILGDEDHLGDMDFKVAGSVDGITALQMDIKIEGINEEIMEKALEQAFHARQHILVEMNRVIAQSRGEVAEHAPTMARLKIDPEKIRDVIGKGGATIRQICEDTGASIDIDDDGSVRIYAETKAGAQKAVDTVMGITAEAEINKLYRGKVVRIADFGAFVNFMPGTDGLVHISQIVPERVNDVRDFLSEGQMVTVKVLDIDNRGRVKLSIKEVGEEEKAAFEATLEE, from the coding sequence TTGAACGCGGTTAAAAAGACATTTCAATACGGCAATCACAGCGTCACGCTGGAAACAGGCCGTCTGGCTCGCCAGGCTACCGGTAGCGTACTGGTCACCATGGACAACACAGTCGTGCTGTGCACGGTCGTGGCCCGCAAGGACCCCAAACCCGGTCAGGATTTCTTTCCCCTGTCCGTGCATTACCAGGAAAAGACCTATTCGGTCGGCAAGATCCCTGGCGGCTTTTTCAAGCGTGAAGGGCGTCCCAGTGAGAAGGAGACGCTGACCTCGCGTCTGATCGATCGCCCGATCCGCCCGCTGTTTCCCAAGGGCTTCATGAACGAAGTGCAGGTCGTCTGTACGGTACTCTCGGCAGAGCGGCATCAGGATCCTGATATCGCAGCCATGCTGGGGACCTCGGCGGCGCTGGCGATCTCCGGTGTGCCCTTTGCCGGCCCGATCGGCGCGGCACGCGTGGCGTTTACCAACGAGCGCGGCTATTTCATCAACCCCACTCAGGAAGAGCTGCAGGCATCCGAGCTCGACATGGTCGTGGCCGGTACCGAAAAGGCCGTGCTGATGGTCGAGTCCGAGGCCAGAGAGCTCTCCGAAGATGAAATGCTTGGCGCCGTCCTGTTTGCTCATGAAGAGATGCAGGTGGCCATCAAGGCCATCAACGAATTCGTGAGCGAAGGTGGCAAGGCCAAATGGGACTGGCAGCCGCAGTCCGAAAACGCAGCGCTCAAGGATGCACTGGCCAGCGGATATGAAGCCGGCATCGGTGAGGCCTATCGGATTACCGACAAGATGGCCCGCCAGGATCGTTTGAGTGAGCTCAAGACTCAGGCGAAGGCCCAGCTCTGTGAAGGCGACGCCGCGCTTTATAGCAGCGAAGACGTCAGCAATGGCTTTGCCAAACTCGAAAAGCGTATCGTGCGTGAGCGCGTGCTTAACGGCGAGCCGCGTATCGATGGGCGTGATCATGCCACCGTTCGCGCGCTTGATATCGAAGTTGGTGCACTGCCCCGCACGCATGGCTCTGCCATCTTCACGCGCGGTGAAACCCAGGCCATCGTCACCACAACACTGGGTACCACCCGCGATGCGCAGCTGGTTGAAGGTCTTGATGGCGAGCGCCACGATCGCTTCATGCTGCACTACAACTTCCCGCCCTACAGCGTAGGCGAAGCCGGCTTTATTGGCTCGCCGAAGCGTCGTGAGATCGGTCATGGCCGTCTGGCGCGCCGTGGTGTTGCTGCCATGCTGCCCTCGGCCGACGACTTCCCGTATTCGATCCGTGTGGTCTCAGAGATCACCGAGTCCAACGGTTCAAGCTCGATGGCGTCCGTCTGCGGTTCTTCGCTGGCGCTGATGGATGCCGGTGTACCGTTGAAGGCGCCGGTGGCCGGTATCGCCATGGGTCTGGTCAAGGAAAACGATCGCTTCGCCGTTTTGACCGATATCCTGGGTGACGAGGACCATCTTGGCGACATGGACTTCAAGGTAGCGGGTTCCGTTGACGGGATCACCGCGCTGCAGATGGACATCAAGATCGAAGGGATCAACGAAGAAATCATGGAAAAGGCGCTCGAGCAGGCCTTCCATGCGCGCCAGCATATCCTGGTCGAAATGAATCGCGTGATCGCGCAGAGCCGTGGCGAAGTGGCAGAGCATGCGCCCACCATGGCACGCCTCAAGATCGATCCCGAGAAGATTCGTGACGTCATCGGCAAGGGCGGCGCGACCATCCGTCAGATCTGTGAAGATACCGGCGCCTCGATCGATATCGACGACGACGGTAGCGTGCGAATCTATGCCGAAACCAAGGCGGGGGCGCAAAAGGCTGTCGACACGGTCATGGGCATCACTGCTGAAGCGGAAATCAACAAGCTCTATCGCGGCAAGGTCGTACGCATCGCCGACTTCGGTGCATTCGTCAACTTCATGCCGGGTACCGATGGGCTGGTACACATCTCCCAGATCGTACCCGAGCGCGTCAACGATGTGCGTGACTTCCTCAGCGAAGGGCAGATGGTGACCGTCAAGGTACTGGATATCGACAACCGCGGTCGCGTGAAGCTCTCCATCAAGGAAGTTGGCGAAGAAGAGAAAGCTGCCTTCGAAGCCACGCTGGAAGAATAA
- the panB gene encoding 3-methyl-2-oxobutanoate hydroxymethyltransferase — protein MTRPITIRTLNERRAAGEPFSCLTAYDATMATLAGNAGIEVLLIGDSLGMVLQGHASTLPVTLEDMVYHTRCVARAETPSLIMADLPFMTNITPSRTMEAAGQLMQAGAHMIKLEGEAWLAETVTALTQRGVPVCVHMGLTPQSVHALSGYRVQGRDTQQGDAMLKAARTLEQAGAGIILLECVPRELAGRIRAALSVPVIGIGAGPDVDGQILVMHDMLGATTGQPPRFVKDFMTESGSIEGAFRAYHEAVRTRSFPAPEHCF, from the coding sequence ATGACCCGCCCCATTACCATCAGAACGTTGAACGAACGTCGAGCAGCGGGAGAGCCCTTCAGTTGCCTCACCGCCTATGACGCCACCATGGCAACCCTGGCAGGCAATGCCGGCATCGAGGTTCTGCTCATCGGAGACTCCCTGGGCATGGTGCTACAGGGACATGCTTCAACCCTGCCCGTCACACTGGAAGACATGGTCTATCACACTCGTTGTGTCGCAAGGGCAGAAACGCCCAGCCTGATCATGGCGGATCTCCCTTTCATGACCAATATCACGCCATCCCGGACCATGGAGGCGGCCGGACAGCTGATGCAGGCCGGCGCTCACATGATCAAGCTCGAAGGTGAGGCCTGGCTTGCCGAGACCGTGACGGCCCTGACGCAACGCGGCGTCCCTGTCTGCGTGCATATGGGACTGACGCCGCAAAGCGTTCATGCGCTGAGCGGCTATCGCGTTCAGGGACGTGACACCCAGCAGGGCGATGCAATGCTCAAGGCTGCCAGAACACTGGAACAGGCTGGGGCCGGCATCATTTTGCTTGAATGTGTGCCTCGCGAGCTGGCCGGTCGCATTCGAGCGGCACTCAGTGTGCCGGTCATCGGCATTGGCGCCGGCCCCGATGTTGACGGTCAGATTCTGGTCATGCACGACATGCTGGGCGCCACGACAGGACAACCACCGAGGTTCGTCAAGGACTTCATGACAGAATCCGGCAGTATCGAGGGTGCTTTCAGGGCCTATCACGAGGCAGTCAGGACACGCAGCTTCCCCGCGCCAGAACACTGCTTTTGA
- the rbfA gene encoding 30S ribosome-binding factor RbfA — translation MREFSRTDRVGEQLAHELAQLIQREVKDPRLGMVTVTSADVSRDLGYADVHVTLMGENDPERIRENLAVLKRASGFLRSRVARTMKLRHVPELRFHFDESVSRGHALSSLIERAVQSDRDRAPEEDDEDSERRD, via the coding sequence ATGCGTGAATTCAGTCGTACGGATCGGGTAGGCGAGCAGCTGGCCCACGAGCTGGCGCAGCTGATCCAGCGTGAAGTCAAGGATCCCCGGCTGGGCATGGTGACGGTGACGTCGGCCGATGTCAGTCGTGATCTGGGCTATGCCGATGTTCACGTCACTCTGATGGGTGAAAATGATCCGGAGCGCATTCGTGAGAATCTGGCCGTGCTCAAGCGCGCCAGCGGATTTCTCAGATCCCGCGTTGCCCGGACCATGAAGCTCAGGCATGTGCCCGAGCTTCGCTTTCACTTTGACGAGTCCGTCAGCCGCGGTCATGCGCTATCAAGTCTGATCGAGCGTGCCGTGCAGTCCGATCGTGATCGTGCCCCGGAAGAGGACGATGAGGATTCGGAGCGTCGCGACTGA
- the nusA gene encoding transcription termination factor NusA, with the protein MSKDILLVVDAISNEKGVPRDIIFEAVEAALASASRKRYEGKDVDIRVRIDRNTGDYDTFRRWTVVPDEDYITSARQIPLGAAEERDEPLGLGAVVEEQIESAEFGRIAAQTAKQVIVQKVREAERAEIVRQYAEREGELVGGSVKKTTRDGLIIDLGDNAEGFLPRGEMIPGERYRLNERVRALLWRVDPEARGAQLILSRTRPEFLVELFTIEVPEISEQLIEIKGAARDPGSRAKIAVKTNDRRIDPVGACVGMRGSRVQAVSNELRNERVDIVLWDDNPAQLVINAMAPADVASILVDEDTHAMDVAVGEDNLAQAIGRSGQNVRLASELTGWTLNVMTEEEAEGRREQELDSYIEYFINHLDVDEEMARLLVEEGFTSLEEVAYVPLEEMLEVDGFDESLVEELRARAKDELLNLAIKSEEELDGTAPAEDLLSMEGMDQHLAYRLAGRGIITMEDLAEQSIEDLKDIEGMDEERAAALIMTARAPWFE; encoded by the coding sequence ATGAGCAAGGATATTTTGCTGGTCGTCGATGCAATATCGAATGAAAAGGGTGTCCCCCGCGACATTATTTTCGAAGCCGTCGAGGCGGCGCTGGCCAGCGCCTCCCGCAAGCGCTACGAAGGCAAGGATGTCGACATTCGCGTGCGTATCGATCGCAATACCGGCGATTACGACACCTTCAGGCGCTGGACTGTTGTACCTGATGAAGACTACATCACCTCGGCACGTCAGATACCGCTGGGCGCCGCAGAAGAACGCGATGAGCCTCTGGGGCTGGGCGCCGTGGTGGAAGAACAGATTGAATCGGCCGAGTTTGGTCGAATTGCTGCCCAGACAGCCAAGCAGGTCATCGTACAGAAGGTGCGTGAAGCCGAACGCGCCGAAATCGTGCGTCAGTACGCCGAGCGTGAAGGCGAGCTGGTAGGCGGAAGTGTCAAGAAAACCACACGTGATGGCCTGATCATTGATCTGGGCGACAATGCAGAAGGTTTTCTGCCGCGCGGTGAAATGATTCCGGGCGAGCGCTATCGTCTCAACGAGCGTGTCAGGGCCCTGCTATGGCGTGTGGATCCCGAAGCGCGCGGCGCCCAGCTGATTCTGTCCCGTACACGGCCCGAGTTTTTGGTGGAGCTGTTTACCATTGAGGTTCCCGAAATCTCGGAACAGCTGATTGAAATCAAGGGTGCGGCGCGTGATCCGGGCTCTCGTGCCAAGATTGCCGTCAAGACCAACGACCGTCGTATCGATCCTGTTGGTGCCTGTGTCGGCATGCGTGGTTCAAGGGTTCAGGCCGTTTCGAACGAACTTCGCAACGAGCGTGTGGATATCGTGCTTTGGGACGATAATCCTGCTCAGCTGGTCATCAATGCCATGGCCCCTGCTGATGTGGCTTCCATCCTGGTGGATGAAGACACGCATGCCATGGATGTCGCGGTCGGTGAAGACAATCTGGCGCAGGCTATTGGCCGCAGTGGTCAGAACGTACGTCTGGCGAGTGAGCTGACAGGCTGGACGCTCAACGTCATGACGGAGGAGGAAGCCGAAGGGCGCCGCGAGCAGGAACTCGACAGCTATATCGAATACTTCATCAACCATCTGGATGTTGATGAAGAGATGGCACGACTGCTGGTGGAAGAGGGCTTCACTTCGCTGGAAGAAGTGGCCTATGTCCCGCTGGAAGAGATGCTGGAAGTCGACGGCTTTGATGAGTCGCTGGTCGAAGAGCTGCGTGCGCGTGCCAAGGATGAATTGCTCAATCTGGCGATCAAATCCGAAGAAGAACTGGACGGCACCGCGCCCGCCGAGGATCTGCTCTCGATGGAGGGTATGGATCAGCATCTTGCCTACCGACTGGCCGGGCGAGGAATTATCACCATGGAAGATCTTGCCGAGCAGTCCATTGAAGACCTCAAGGATATTGAGGGAATGGATGAAGAACGCGCAGCGGCACTGATCATGACGGCCCGGGCGCCGTGGTTCGAATAA
- the rpsO gene encoding 30S ribosomal protein S15, protein MALTAERKAEIVKEFATAENDTGSPEVQIALLTDNIVTLQSHFKDHKQDHHSRRGLIRMVNQRRKLLDYLKRKNFDRYQQIISRLGLRR, encoded by the coding sequence ATGGCACTGACTGCCGAACGCAAGGCCGAAATCGTCAAGGAATTCGCCACTGCCGAGAACGACACCGGTTCGCCGGAAGTTCAGATTGCTCTGCTGACTGACAACATCGTCACGCTGCAGAGCCACTTCAAGGATCACAAGCAGGACCACCACTCGCGTCGTGGTCTGATCCGCATGGTTAACCAGCGCCGCAAGCTGCTGGACTACCTCAAGCGCAAAAATTTTGATCGCTACCAGCAGATCATTTCTCGTCTGGGCCTGCGTCGCTGA
- a CDS encoding GNAT family N-acetyltransferase: protein MNALIEWIDSPEGLTQWGGPSLTWPVDAARLWQQIDADTLPSFSLKEDGELQAFGQLSPRDQQTTWHLCRLIVAPHLRGQQLGERLCRYLEAQAAHLGGTRVTLNVAVDNQPALRLYQRLGYISSAPVDERGVQPMARQL, encoded by the coding sequence ATGAATGCATTGATCGAGTGGATCGACTCACCGGAGGGACTGACGCAATGGGGCGGCCCGTCGCTGACATGGCCTGTAGATGCAGCTCGATTGTGGCAGCAGATCGATGCCGACACCCTGCCGTCCTTTTCGCTGAAAGAGGACGGCGAATTACAGGCATTCGGACAGCTGTCGCCGCGTGATCAGCAGACGACCTGGCATCTGTGTCGGCTGATTGTCGCGCCTCATCTTCGCGGCCAGCAGCTGGGCGAAAGGCTTTGTCGTTATCTCGAGGCGCAGGCAGCTCACCTTGGCGGGACACGAGTCACGCTCAACGTTGCTGTCGATAACCAGCCCGCCCTTCGGCTATATCAACGTCTTGGCTATATCAGTAGCGCGCCGGTTGATGAGCGTGGCGTTCAACCCATGGCGCGACAGCTTTAA
- the folK gene encoding 2-amino-4-hydroxy-6-hydroxymethyldihydropteridine diphosphokinase produces the protein MAFEDLAGLPLTTLKTRSSLYSSRPVGPQDQPDFVNAVAVLETRLSPLALLDQLQALEQRHRRVRKRHWGPRTLDLDLLLYGDQVLNLPRLVVPHLWLCERAFVVQPMLEIDPELRLPGGLSLRQLPSASPTNDLKRLPL, from the coding sequence ATGGCTTTCGAGGATCTGGCAGGACTGCCCCTGACCACGCTCAAGACTCGCTCATCGCTTTACAGCAGCCGTCCGGTCGGTCCACAGGACCAGCCTGACTTCGTCAACGCCGTGGCGGTGCTGGAGACGCGGCTTTCTCCGCTGGCACTGCTTGATCAGCTTCAGGCGCTGGAGCAGCGTCACCGGCGTGTACGAAAGCGTCACTGGGGACCACGTACGCTGGATCTGGACCTTCTGCTTTATGGTGACCAGGTGCTCAATCTCCCACGCCTTGTCGTGCCTCATCTCTGGCTATGCGAGCGTGCCTTTGTGGTCCAGCCCATGCTGGAAATTGACCCTGAACTTCGCCTGCCCGGTGGCCTGTCATTGAGGCAGCTTCCGTCAGCATCGCCCACCAATGACTTGAAGCGCCTGCCTCTCTGA
- the infB gene encoding translation initiation factor IF-2, whose protein sequence is MAETTVKEFAGKVGRDVSRLLEQMSEAGLPHKAENDAVSEEDKQKLLDYLTKSHGGAGARGNKNRITMTRKTRSKIRTGDGRNKTIEVQVRKKRTYVKRGDEENGEQESQDQAPAAEQTGNAAAPTASEAPAQAATEAATAESTAPVTETTASNAAPVEAAVVAPSEDTGDSAPAVEAPPREPRNDNSRRTARRGEGGKSAGGRRDERRDDADERSERNERKRGGKKVKRAEQRRGSRRGGSGRSDNAHGFQKPVQNIVREVPIPESISVADLADKMAIKANEVIKAMFKMGAAVTINQTIDQDTAAIVVEEMGHTPKLVKEDALETEVLENISYEGEQITRAPVVTVMGHVDHGKTSLLDYIRRTKVATGEAGGITQHIGAYHVEHENGDVTFLDTPGHAAFTAMRARGAQATDVVILVVAADDGVMPQTVEAIEHAKAAGVPLVVAVNKIDKAGADPDRVRNELSQRGVISEEWGGDTQFVHVSAKSGENIDGLLEAVLLVSEVLELKAVPEAPGKGVVVESRLDRGRGPVATVLVQNGTLKKGDVVLAGLHYGRVRALVNELGKQVDEAGPSMPVEILGLGGTPEAGDDFMVVADEKKAREVANFRQGKYREVRLARQQKAKLENMFSQMGQDETATVNIVLKADVQGSLEAIRGALEELSTDEVKVAVVSSGVGGITETDTNLAVASNAIIVGFNVRADASSREIVEREGLDLRYYSVIYQLIDEVKLAMSGMLAPEWREDIVGVAEVRDVFRAPKIGAVAGCMVIEGNVHRNKRIRVLRENVVVYEGELESLRRFKDDVSEVRNGMECGIGVRNYNDVQVGDKIEVFDQIEVQRSL, encoded by the coding sequence ATGGCAGAAACAACAGTCAAGGAATTTGCCGGCAAGGTGGGGCGTGATGTCAGCCGCCTGCTGGAGCAGATGAGCGAAGCAGGTCTGCCTCACAAGGCAGAAAATGATGCCGTTTCGGAAGAAGACAAGCAGAAGCTGCTCGATTATCTCACCAAAAGCCACGGCGGCGCTGGTGCACGCGGTAACAAGAACCGCATTACCATGACGCGCAAGACGCGCAGCAAGATTCGCACCGGCGATGGTCGCAACAAGACCATCGAGGTGCAGGTTCGTAAAAAGCGTACCTACGTCAAGCGTGGCGACGAGGAAAACGGCGAGCAGGAGTCTCAGGATCAGGCGCCCGCGGCCGAGCAGACCGGCAATGCCGCGGCACCGACAGCATCTGAAGCGCCTGCACAGGCCGCAACAGAAGCAGCGACTGCCGAGTCGACAGCACCTGTCACCGAAACGACCGCGAGCAACGCCGCACCGGTAGAAGCTGCCGTTGTTGCGCCTTCGGAAGATACCGGCGACAGCGCGCCTGCCGTTGAAGCGCCTCCCCGCGAGCCGCGCAATGACAACAGTCGTCGTACTGCTCGTCGCGGAGAAGGTGGCAAGTCAGCGGGTGGTCGTCGTGACGAACGTCGCGATGATGCCGATGAGCGTAGCGAGCGCAACGAACGCAAGCGTGGCGGCAAAAAGGTCAAGCGTGCCGAGCAGCGCCGTGGCAGCCGTCGTGGCGGCAGCGGTCGCAGCGACAACGCACATGGCTTCCAGAAGCCGGTTCAAAATATCGTCCGCGAAGTGCCGATCCCTGAATCCATCAGCGTGGCAGACCTTGCCGACAAGATGGCCATCAAGGCCAACGAAGTCATCAAGGCCATGTTCAAGATGGGCGCAGCCGTCACCATCAACCAGACCATCGATCAGGATACTGCCGCGATCGTGGTTGAAGAGATGGGACATACGCCCAAGCTGGTGAAGGAAGACGCACTCGAGACGGAAGTACTCGAGAACATCTCCTACGAAGGCGAACAGATCACGCGTGCGCCGGTCGTTACCGTCATGGGTCACGTTGACCACGGCAAGACCTCGCTGCTGGACTACATTCGCCGTACAAAGGTTGCCACCGGTGAAGCCGGCGGTATCACCCAGCATATCGGTGCCTATCACGTCGAGCATGAAAACGGTGATGTGACCTTCCTCGACACCCCCGGCCACGCTGCCTTTACGGCCATGCGTGCACGTGGTGCACAGGCCACGGACGTCGTTATCCTCGTGGTGGCAGCCGATGACGGTGTCATGCCGCAGACAGTTGAGGCCATCGAGCATGCCAAGGCCGCGGGTGTCCCGCTGGTCGTGGCGGTCAACAAGATCGACAAGGCTGGTGCTGATCCGGATCGTGTCCGCAACGAGCTGTCTCAGCGCGGTGTGATTTCGGAAGAGTGGGGCGGTGATACCCAGTTCGTTCATGTTTCTGCCAAAAGCGGTGAAAACATTGATGGACTGCTGGAAGCCGTTCTGCTGGTCTCCGAAGTTCTGGAGCTCAAGGCGGTTCCCGAGGCACCCGGCAAGGGTGTTGTGGTCGAGTCCCGTCTGGATCGCGGCCGTGGCCCGGTCGCCACCGTACTGGTACAAAACGGAACGCTCAAAAAGGGCGACGTGGTATTGGCCGGTCTCCATTACGGTCGCGTACGTGCGCTGGTCAACGAGCTGGGCAAGCAGGTCGATGAAGCCGGACCTTCCATGCCGGTCGAGATTCTTGGTCTGGGCGGTACGCCGGAAGCCGGTGATGACTTCATGGTCGTGGCCGATGAGAAGAAGGCGCGTGAAGTGGCCAACTTCCGTCAGGGCAAGTATCGCGAAGTGCGTCTGGCACGCCAGCAGAAGGCCAAGCTGGAGAACATGTTCAGCCAGATGGGTCAGGACGAAACCGCAACGGTCAACATCGTACTCAAGGCCGACGTGCAGGGCTCGCTGGAAGCCATTCGCGGCGCACTTGAAGAGCTGTCGACTGATGAAGTCAAGGTGGCTGTGGTTTCCTCAGGTGTGGGCGGCATTACCGAAACCGACACCAACCTGGCCGTGGCCTCGAATGCCATCATCGTTGGCTTCAACGTCCGTGCCGATGCCTCTTCACGTGAAATCGTCGAGCGTGAAGGCCTGGATCTGCGCTACTACAGCGTCATCTATCAGCTTATCGATGAGGTCAAGCTGGCGATGAGCGGTATGCTGGCGCCGGAATGGCGTGAAGACATCGTGGGTGTGGCCGAGGTTCGTGACGTCTTCCGCGCTCCGAAAATCGGCGCTGTCGCCGGTTGCATGGTAATTGAAGGCAACGTACACCGGAACAAGCGTATCCGTGTCCTGCGTGAAAACGTGGTGGTCTATGAAGGGGAGCTGGAATCCCTGCGCCGCTTCAAGGACGACGTCAGCGAAGTGCGTAACGGCATGGAGTGCGGCATCGGCGTACGTAACTACAATGATGTCCAGGTCGGTGACAAGATCGAAGTCTTCGACCAGATCGAGGTTCAGCGCTCCCTGTGA